DNA sequence from the Dreissena polymorpha isolate Duluth1 chromosome 3, UMN_Dpol_1.0, whole genome shotgun sequence genome:
AAATGTTTCACAATCTTCCTCAAAGAGTTCACGTTTAGTTTGTCGTTTCACTTGCATCGGGCTCAAGGATTTCTTTTAGTTCTTTCTTTCGATTTTCCAAACGATCACTTGTTATTGATGCATGGTTTACGGACAAAAAGTGATACATCGTTCTGTTGGCTTTGTCTTCATTGTAATTGCGGCAGATTTCAAGGATCACTTTCCAATcctatcaaaaatatataaatttagtttataaCATGGTATcatcaatacattttatatataatattactgtatttgtattattattttcattgtcatattattgtaattgttaaagcgggtatatacgattttgtcaaatatttatgaatttatataaaatgtgtaaaaaacttattatatatttatttcaatataaattaaaataaaagttaagaagaacatgtgtcgaaaaatgcgaaataagccagatgtttaattctgaaattgaaaacggctgtacagccgaatccGCCAGCATGCATACCATTCAcgcacgatgtgaatctaaacttagtttaacggtttatttgagttcctgcaacgatatctattcatacgaaacacgaacactaactaaaatcCTAATacaaaagacgaatgcttcggttattgtaggaaaatatgaacgtcacaatcggctttgggcgctaatttgtctttgctgcattttatgaaattcggctttaatgtataatttgtcttgcctattttgtgttattgtaacatatttaatcaatatattacaattaaacacatataaaaaatcgtatatacccgctttaatgttattttcaatattataaattgtattataataattataacattaaCACCACCACggcctccaccaccaccaccaccaccaccacaaccaccaccaccaccaccaccaacaccaccaccaccacttccaccaccacaaccacaaccaccaccacacccAACATCATTaccctactactacttctactacaactactactactactactactactactactactactactactactactactactactactactactactactactactaccactactactattacttctactactactattactatactactactactactactactactactactactactactactactactactactactactactactactactactacttctactactactacaactactactactacttctactactactactactactactactactactactactactactatttcctcttttactacaacaactactacttttactactacttgtactactacttataataccaccacgaccactactactactacttctgctactacaactactactacaactactactattactactattattactactactactacttctactactactgctactattactactacttctagtactacacatactacttctactactactactactactactactactactactactactactactactactactactactactactactactactacaactactactactacaactactagtactactacttctactacttctactactactactactactactactactttttctactactattactactacttctactactactattactagtatttctactactattactactactactactactactactactactactacaactactactacttctactactacttcttctacaacgacaacaactactactacttttctttttctactactactactactattactactataacCTTTACTACaacgacaactactactattactacctcttcttcttttactactactactactacaactactgctactactactactactactactactactactactactactactactactactactactactactactactactactactactcctacaactactactacaactactactactactactattactactactactactactactactactacaactactactactactactactactactactactactactactactagtactactccttctactactattactacttcttctactactactattacaagtacttcgactactactactactactactactactactactactactactactactactactactactactactactactactactactactactactactactactactactactactacttctactacttctactacaacgacaactactactactacattttttctactactactactactactactactactactacttctactactactattacttctactactactactactactatgtactattactactactaatactactacacatactactactactactactactactactactactactactactactactactactactactactactactactactactactactactactactactaccactacttctactactactactacaactactagtactactacttctactacttctactcctactactactactactactttttctactacttttactactacttctactactactattactagtacttctactactattactactactactactactactactactactcattctactactacaactactactacttctactactacttctactacaacgacaactactactactactttttcgtcttctactactactactactattactactataacCTTTACTACaacgacaactactactattactacctcttcttcttttactactactactactacaactactgctactactactactactactactactactactactactactactactactactactactactactactactactactactactaaaactactactactagtactacacctactactactactactactactactactactactactactactactactactactactactactacaactactactactactccttctcctcctcctcctcctcctactactactactactcctactactattactactactactactactactactactactcctacgactactactactactactactactactactactactactactactactactactactactacttctactactactactactactactactactactactactactactactactactactactactacactactactattacttctacttatactactactactactactactactactactattactactactactactactactaatactactactactacttctactactactactactactattattactacatgtattactactactactactactactactactactactactactactactactactactactactactactactactacttcaaataCTACTACTTATTATACTACTTCAGGTcagaataaatattaaaatgacctTTTTTGCGTTTTCTACTGCCTCATGTAAtcgtttataatatttttcgtctTCCATTTTTTCTATGTAAATTTTCCAAGCAGCCATGTCGTTTTTTTTTCCCTCGAGAGAGAATTTCATAGTGCTCCAGAACGTTTGCATAGCAGAATTACTCTCTTCTAGACACCTTGCGTACCCCAGGGCCAACTCCAAGCATTTCTGTTCCTCTGCATGAAACAAATAAAGAACAAATTATGTCAAACATATATGTGCTAAAAAGAGACACAAGTTTGAGATATGTAGCTAAAATATAAAGATTATTAGCTTGTAAAGAACGATCATACCTCCCCACTCTGTGTCCTTCTCCCTTCTTATCTCCTGCTCTCTTGTTTGAATGCGTTCATCAAGCTCAACAATCGCCTTTCGTTCATCAGCTTTTCTCTTTGACACGCTTCTCGCTTGCCATTTAGCATGTACGGTTCTGCCAACAAAGTAGGTTAACGCTGCGCCCCCGAATACTGGATTTGCGAATATTGCTACCAAAGCTGAAACGCTTACACAACTATCCAGCCAAATCGCCTCAATCGCCTCCCCTCTGGTGGCCACTTAAACATCGAATATTGGAACGTTATTTAAGTTTTGATCATTTTATGTTCGGTTGTTCATTTCAAgtttaatacatacattttatacgCTCAAAAGTAATTTTATACAGACCTACACGTTCGTATTCTTGCTTGAACATATCCTCTCTAAGAAGTTTGGATCTCTTTAGGGCCTTAGTTTCGGTTTCAACTGCCTTCTCCGTTTTATTTTTGCGATTATCTTGGTCTAACTCTTTCTTCTTAATTATAACAACTTGACCTTCTATCTTTTCGACAAAGATTTTGaaactattaaatatataaatgtattgcaaGGCACTTATAGATATATTTTACAGAAGCGTTTACTGAATGTTAATTATACTGAACAAGTATAAATTTATGACGTATAAAACATTTTCTTCGTGAATCAACGGACTTATTGTGTTATTATAactatattatacaattataacttgtaccaatatgtttaaaaagtttatattttatgataatagAGAAACAGTAAGCAGCGTACTATTTTAGCCCGAATTACATACTAATTTATCCTTTAAAATCAATGGATATCTTATTGTAATCATAGGGACCCGGCACAAAAAATCatatttgatatataatatatagactaTGCTTGTAATCAGAAAAAGTTAAAGTCCATACATTTGGTTGACCATATTGTTAAGGCCATTGGTAACAGCTCAGTTTATTACCGCTTACCCAAAACGTTTCAGTTTCTTTAACAATATCATGAGCAAAAACCAATTGATGATATGAAACATTTTTGTCTACAAAATGCACCAATTGATGATATGAAACATTTTTGTCTACAAAATGCACCCCAAGTTGCAATTTAAGTATCACGATGTATGACGGCGCTATCTTAAAAATGTTGGTAAACAAACAATGCATACAACATTTTGGgcaaattttatcaaaaacttttATGCGTAAAATAATAGTCCAATTCTCAATTGATGTTGTTTCCGGAACAATTTCGGGACATTCAGAATGGAAGATGACAAGTGCTTTCTCGTTACAACAAACATTTGTGCTATTCAAATTTTTAAATTCCTTAAATTGATGAGGCTGTTTCTGATTTGACAGTCGGACAGTCGGACATACCGACAAAATATAGAATAGACAAACTGAAATACAGCGTCACTTACTTTTCCTACCTGCAGTCGGATATAAAAACTAATGCTTCTGTATATCTAATAATTTACCGATTTTTGGAATTCAACGTTTCTTTTGCCATTTCTTCTGCATATTGTTCGATCTTCTCAAAAGCTGATTTCGTAAGTTCCTGATTCTATAATAAAAACGAAGAACAACCAAGTACAAGAGACCAAGTACAGATCAATATACTTAATACCTCAACACCTAAAATAGTTGAATATTACAAATGTACAAATGTACTTTCCAAGCCAAGCCATCTTGTACGATCTGCAAAAGTGTTGTTTCGACATGACGTGCGATTTCGTTCAGCATCTGCATCATTGTGCAAGTTGATCGTTCAATTTCTAATGCCTCGCGTGCTATTGCACGAATCTTAAAGAAAGCAAATTGTCATATTCAAACAAAGTACATTTGAAATAATAATCACTTCAATGagagttttttttgtttaaatcgcGCGGCAAACATGTCGGAGACTATGATTAATATGCAGTTCAGATTATTGAGCTTTACAAAATTGTTTGGTTCGACTGAACGCTATAAAGCATGGTGAGGAACGAATAAAATAGAGAAAGAATTGAATTGCGAGCGACAATAAATTATCAATAATACTTTTAAGAGCGTGTTGTGCTACTGCCAAGCAGCCAATGTAAGTAGTGTTACAATATTATCATACACATACAAAACCTAAGAATTGTGGTTATGGAATTCAGTATTAGTATGGAATTAGTGTGAATAATGTTAAGACATTCgtgtaattaaaatgaatgtgacgtacatttatttcaaacaaatcttAAAAATTAGTACGTTTTACCTCTTGTTCAATTACAGGGTTGTTTAAGGCTGATAAATATGCCATTTCCAAAGTATTATCCAGTTTTGCGTGCACATCGAGCAACGTGTCTGCTATCCGTGTCGGAGACTCGTAATCATCACTCTGGACATAACGTCAAAGAATCAAATATAGCATAgcatgtgtattttttaaaatgttgacattCCTAATCGTATTGTTGTGGCTTACCCGAGTGGTGTGGCTGACCTGCCGGAAGGGTTACGGCGAATGCGCATTGCGCAGTGACAAGATGCTGGTTAGACGAACGAGTACTCGGATTGAACGAACTCTTATTTTAATTAGTGTTGTCATTGTAATTAATTAAGTGTGGTTGAATTAAAGGAATTGTTGAGTTATACGGGGAAAGTACATAATACACAACAGTATTCTACTGTAAGAACTATTTTCAGTAAAAGTATTGTgcaataaaatacttcaaatcacGGTCATGTTGATAAAAAAAGCAAGCGCTTTGGCATTTCGATTCTCCTGACTCTTATCCTGCATAAGGCGTATAATTAAACCTTATTTAAGCAGCCCATGAGTTgacaaaacatatacatgtaacacatTCAAGAGAAACATTCTAGTTTATTCAATCGCTTCACGTTTAGAAGTTTAAGGTTTTTTAAACGATGATTTATCATAAACGATCAATAATTTTAGTTCACATCTATGTCAGTACGGTTAATGTATTGTTCGATGTCACAATAAATTTGAAATCTTTTATTCTAAAGTCTAGGAATAAGTCTCTCTAAATGCTACTACATCATTCTGGCATAATCTGAGGTAATATTGGGGAATTATTTGGACACATTTGGATTTTGTACAGccttttctttttcaaataaagTAGATACAATTTAAGGGGAAAATACAAACAATCATTCATTACGCATATGGACAATTACCTTTCACTGCCTATCGCTCatctattttaatatttgtatgaaCGCGATTGtgtgtacaattaaaaaaacaagtaaacgTAAAAACAGTTAACTAGGTTTTTACAAAATAAGTAGATTCATTAATATCCTTAATCGATCGTAAAGAGCTTGTTCCTCGTCATGGGTTTTAAACTGCTTACATTTAATTTggttttaaagtttatttaaacCTTTGTAGTTTTTTGTAGTTTTTTGATGATTGATATTTAAGATAACTACATTGTTTAGCCCATATATTGTTTTATAGTATATGTTGGCAGTATATTATAGACACCCgacccagctctgccgtgtgttattgtctaaatatcaTAACTTCTGTATGATTTAGGTAAGTTATTTGTGTGTTTTGATATTGGACGATAAATTGGTATGTAAATTACTCTTAACATACTATCTAAGAATGCGTATGCTCTTCATGCTTCGGTTTATCCAATGTAGAGGTGTATTTACATGATGCAATAATTATGCGACTTTCAGACAGTAATAACTATTGATATAAAAACCATCAACCGATACTGCATTTATTGGTTTAAATCTGACCAATACAAAACAGGCTTTATTTCATGTGGAATTAAGATAAACACATTTGCACATGCGTCATtaagaaaacataaatttatCTTTGTAAGAAAATCAAGTAGCAGAAACAGGATTACACGTATGTTTAATCGGGTCCTCCCATTTATATGAATATCTCGGGATATTGTTTTCCAACCCCCCATAACATGATGATAGTTATATAAAAGCTGTAAAAAATggctaaaaataacaacattgaaGACTCGCTCAACGcctttaaacttttttttatataagctgCATTGAATATGTAGGCAGATGCTGATAGTAGTCACCACCCGATATTGAACATTGTAATTTTGCGAAAACGGTAGTACTTATAAGTATATATGCCTATATAATCAAGCAGCttgaattaaaaaattaaaaagcgttgagCAAGTCCGAAACGTTGTTATTGTTTAGCCAAATTATTGTACAGCTTTTTTCTAACTAGCATCAGGTAATGGAGGATTGGAGAACAATATCCTGAAACTTTAATATTTTAGGAGCACCCTAATGTGTATATCAATATTGACATTTTGAAGATTTCTTGTcaataaaagttataacaaatattatcaaacatttattGCTTGTTTGAAGTCTCTTTTATGCCTTTTGGGAGCATATTTACCTATTTAATGCACACatttattaattcaattaaatacttgattctcaatttatttatttagcgAATATTGTATTTCGTCGTATTATGTGGATATGATTGTTCTGTGTTTTATTTGTTGGTGGATAACTTGTAGTTTGAAATCTATCATTTAAGTATAGCTAAATTTAAGCTGACCGAAAAACGTTACGAAGTTGGCTCTACAAAGGATTTCGCGATTAATCCCCAAACCGTAAAAAGAACATGTGCAGACTATTAGTTGATCTTTAATGTACTCCGAATTGCTTTTTGCAATCGACATTTAGCCCATATAGAATGATCGCCTACACTatcaatatatactattttttttttttttattaaactaattTGAAATTTCATTCTCTTAAGCAAGGCAAATATCCATCATGAACTATTAAATAAGGCGAATCAGTTATTGGAACACGTTTAAAAACCTAACTCAATATTCAATACATTCATATGATGTGTTATATtaccaaaatatttaaatattttatatttaatatgtatatgtatatttaatcaaaattataaaaatatcaataattacAATATCAACCATTGTAAAATACAATTCGAACACTTACGCTCGTCGCCATATCTATTCCTTTAGTCAACAAAAGACTTCGACCGTAGTGTTGTGAAGCCCCCGTTTTAAAGTGATGCAGCTGTCGAACAAGTTCTTATACAGGACATTCAATGATGTTGATCATGATGACCACAGGGTATCATTTCTCGAACGGAAACAATTCTCGaacgatttttataaattataaaatttactcAAGGTGGAATCATTAAATTTGAAATCGGGCCATAAGACACTTAAATTTCTTATATacaacttttttgtttaatttttaaatgatgaaataaataagcTTCTGTAGTTTCGTTTTGCTATTAACCTCTTTTACGTACATTGCCTCTTAAATCCGATACATACATACAGTCCAGAGTGAATACTTTTGCTGGGCTGGTGAATAGTAAAGTTTATCAGCAAATCTGATAtcctgaaaattaaataaaacaaatctttattatatGGAATAAAATCAAACCATCATAAAGCATAATTGTAAATAACTCGACACTTGAAATTTGAAACTTATGCATTAATCAATATGCACccatgtaaataattaaaaaaaatgtatatatgataaattatgctgttgttttttctgtATTTATGTTAATGTGTACATATGCTCTTTCTACTCTATGTTAATGCAGAAATTATGCGTTGAAACTGAAAAATTGACATATGTTCCTCTTTGCTTTTATTATTGATTATCTGGATATGCTTTGTTCATTGATCAGCCTTAacaaaataatagccataatacCTTTCCCTGAATCACGAAGAACTCCTTATAAGCAAAAACCACTGTACTCCATTGTCAATTATGCCCAAAAGGTTACAAAATACGCGAATTAAATGATCAAATCCCCGATTTACAAAACCGTTATGATATCCTACAAGTAAACATCATTCATAAACTTGATCCACTTGGCTCCTATAAATAACAAACTTTAACCGATATTTCACCCTGCATGTCCTATGTTTTCACACACCCTATAGatgtaattatcccccgccagaggcggagggatattgttttggcgttatccgtccgtccgtccggccggctgtccgtccgtccggcacttttgtgtccggagccatatcttggaagtgctttggcggatttcattgaaacttggtatgagtatataaatgcatgagaggatgatgcacgccaaatagcattgtacaccatctgttaaaacagagttatggccctttgcatcttgaaaaaatgctttttactataggcacttttgtgtccggagccatatcttggaagtgctttggcggatttcattgaaacttggtatgagtatatatatgcataagaggatgatgcacgccaaatagcattgtacaccatctgttaaaacagagttatggccctttgtatcttgaaaaaatacgttttactataggcacttttgtgtccggagccatatcttggacgttctttggcggatttcattgaaacttggtatgagtatatatatatgcataagaggatgatgcacgccaaatggcattgtataccatctgttaaaaacagagttatggccctttgtatcttgaaaaaatgctttttactatatgcacttttgtgtccggggctatatcttggaagtgcgtatttcatataaacttggtattagtatatatCCCCCagcagaggcggagggatattgttttggcgttgtccggctgtccgtacggctgtccgtccgtctgtccgtccgtccgtccgtcacttttgtgtccggagccatatcttggaagtgctttggcgtatttcattgaaacttcgtatgagtatatatatgcataagaggatgatttacgccaaatggcattgtacaccatctgtttaaaccagagttatggccctttgtatcttgaaaaaatctgtctgtttgttcatccgtccgatttgcacccatcctcaaacaaagcatatgttgcgggggatatcaattctacgaatttgcttgtttattgttgtttcctGTAAGTGACGTGACTCTGTTATTTTGTTGTATAAACTCTTTTTGCTCATTCTAGTTACATGTTGTGAAAATGTGCGTATtgaaaataaacgaaacgaaacgTGTTTACCAACGGGTAGCTATTAATCCTTGCAAATTATAGATCTATCCGCGTAAATTATTTCACAATACGACAGTAAGAAAATACGCTACGTGGTAATGtcgtgttttgttttaagtttaaaccaTAGACCAATGCTATCG
Encoded proteins:
- the LOC127875349 gene encoding uncharacterized protein LOC127875349; translated protein: MATSSDDYESPTRIADTLLDVHAKLDNTLEMAYLSALNNPVIEQEIRAIAREALEIERSTCTMMQMLNEIARHVETTLLQIVQDGLAWKNQELTKSAFEKIEQYAEEMAKETLNSKNRFKIFVEKIEGQVVIIKKKELDQDNRKNKTEKAVETETKALKRSKLLREDMFKQEYERVVATRGEAIEAIWLDSCVSVSALVAIFANPVFGGAALTYFVGRTVHAKWQARSVSKRKADERKAIVELDERIQTREQEIRREKDTEWGEEQKCLELALGYARCLEESNSAMQTFWSTMKFSLEGKKNDMAAWKIYIEKMEDEKYYKRLHEAVENAKKDWKVILEICRNYNEDKANRTMYHFLSVNHASITSDRLENRKKELKEILEPDASETTN